Proteins from a single region of Punica granatum isolate Tunisia-2019 chromosome 8, ASM765513v2, whole genome shotgun sequence:
- the LOC116188006 gene encoding G patch domain-containing protein TGH isoform X3: protein MNLLKKMGWRYGHSLKDSHSSSLYEARREARKAFLAFTSDEAKPELSTSEPTEDGLENLLEQPSESETKPSKSTPVYVLDPKQDLHGLGYDPYKDAPEFREKKRQHTSGGREHGQRRPFSSRDNLFGFKSKNMAPGFGIGALEELDAEDEDVYGSGYDFEETLIEEAEEPSKVGIEVQDSRPRLTGKEHGILPGFRLASNSDYQLERFDPPVIPKDFEPRHKFPGPLESNSRLSDPPPLEVPPPEDSNLKVLIEGVATLVARCGKLFEDLSREKNQSNQLYSFLIGGNFHDYYVRKLWEERQKSNQTKLSLEGKESSVPRMTAESRGRILGERPLERSMVTPTSTDAPADVKFPTNLVDTFTKSEVFSELLEVSKPFKDNPAKQERFEQFLKEKYRGGLRSTDSGGASYMSESARARERLDFEAAAEAIEKARLAKESTPFSQRFTEFSAGGMQFTSAGVEEVKPIQTEELTKKIVPKREEFQWRPSPILCKRFDLIDPYMGKPPPAPRIRSKLDSLFFVPDSFKASGTEEKVTSRRDASTVPQSDNQESKNVVEEEPEVHVEIENVERPVDLYKAIFYDDSEDEGEISVANTLENPEKKVEAANATLNRLIAGDFLESLGKELGLEVPPELPPATKQAKNASQKEVGHDNKNNFSDPKLTQEGVLLEIKEPVHTLARGGEKPASNDSPEKRSGDLNMNLVPPNENTVRNSSNRHEEKLDSSSSEDERSRRGSRRHHYSSESDSDSSRERHYSSSKRRKRGSSREREKRSSRRKHSKRRKHRDKDSPERSQYRSERERGESKRDNRR from the exons ATGAATTTGCTGAAGAAGATGGGATGGAGGTACGGACATTCCTTAAAAGACTCACATAGTAGTTCACTGTATG AGGCTCGTCGAGAAGCTAGAAAGGCCTTCCTAGCATTTACATCTGATGAAGCAAAACCAGAGCTCAGTACATCTGAACCTACTGAGGATGGCCTTGAAAATCTGCTGGAGCAGCCCTCAGAGAGCGAAACTAAGCCTTCTAAAAGCACACCT GTTTATGTGCTTGATCCGAAACAAGATTTGCATGGTTTGGGCTATGATCCTTACAAGGATGCACCGGAGTTCAGGG AAAAGAAACGGCAACATACTTCTGGAGGAAGAGAACATGGGCAGAGAAGACCTTTCTCATCAAGAGATAACCTCTTTGGTTTCAAGT CGAAAAATATGGCTCCTGGTTTTGGAATTGGAGCCCTTGAAGAACTTGATGCTGAAGATGAGGATGTCTATGGCTCTG GTTATGATTTTGAGGAAACTTTGATTGAAGAAGCCGAAGAACCTTCTAAAGTTGGCATTGAGGTGCAGGACAGCAGGCCAAGGTTGACGGGAAAGGAACATGGAATTCTCCCTGGGTTTAGACTTGCTTCAAATTCTGACTATCAGTTGGAAAG GTTTGATCCTCCTGTGATTCCAAAGGACTTTGAACCCCGACATAAATTTCCTGGACCTCTTGAAAGCAACAGCAGACTTTCTGACCCTCCTCCCTTGGAAGTTCCTCCTCCTGAGGACAGTAATTTAAAAGTCTTGATAGAGGGGGTTGCAACTTTAGTGGCTCGATGTGGAAAGTTATTTGAGGATCTCTCCAGAGAAAAGAATCAGTCAAATCAATTATATAGTTTTCTTATTGGCGGAAATTTTCATGATTACTATGTGAGAAAATTATGGGAAGAACGGCAGAAGAGTAATCAGACGAAGCTATCGCTAGAGGGAAAGGAATCTTCTGTCCCACGTATGACAGCAGAGAGTCGAGGAAGAATCTTAGGGGAAAGGCCTCTTGAAAGAAGCATGGTCACTCCAACCTCAACTGATGCTCCTGCAGACGTGAAGTTCCCTACCAATCTTGTAGATACATTTACTAAATCAGAAGTTTTT AGTGAGCTGCTTGAAGTTTCAAAACCATTTAAAGACAATCCTGCAAAACAAGAGAGGTTCGAGCAGTTCCTCAAGGAAAAATATCGAGGTGGCCTCCGTTCCACAGATTCAGGCGGAGCTAGTTATATGTCAGAGAGTGCTCGTGCCCGTGAAAGATTGGATTTTGAGGCTGCAGCCGAGGCAATAGAGAAAGCACGGTTGGCCAAGGAAAGTACTCCTTTCTCTCAGCGCTTTACAGAGTTTTCAGCTGGTGGGATGCAGTTTACTTCTGCAGGAGTTGAG GAAGTTAAACCTATCCAAACTGAAGAGTTAACGAAAAAAATTGTCCCTAAGAGGGAAGAGTTTCAATGGCGTCCTTCTCCTATCTTATGCAAGCGCTTTGATCTCATTGATCCTTACATGGGGAAG CCACCGCCAGCTCCACGAATTCGGAGCAAGCTGGATTCCCTCTTTTTTGTGCCTGATTCTTTCAAAGCATCTGGAACTGAAGAAAAGGTTACTTCCAGAAGAGATGCTTCGACAGTACCCCAATCTGATAACCAAGAAAGCAAAAATGTAGTTGAAGAGGAGCCAGAAGTTCATGTGGAAATTGAAAATGTTGAGAGGCCGGTTGACCTGTATAAG GCAATTTTCTATGATGACTCGGAAGATGAAGGGGAAATTTCTGTGGCAAATACACTGGAAAACCCAGAGAAGAAGGTTGAGGCTGCAAATGCGACACTGAACCGTTTGATAGCTGGCGATTTTCTGGAATCATTGGGCAAGGAACTTGGTCTGGAGGTTCCACCTGAGCTACCTCCCGCAACAAAGCAAGCCAAGAATGCATCCCAGAAGGAAGTTGGCCACGACAATAAGAACAACTTTAGTGATCCCAAACTCACCCAGGAAGGTGTGCTGTTAGAGATCAAAGAACCTGTTCACACCCTGGCCAGAGGCGGTGAGAAACCGGCAAGTAATGACTCACCTGAGAAGAGATCTGGAGATCTTAATATGAATTTGGTGCCTCCAAACGAGAACACAGTGAGAAATTCATCTAATCGGCATGAAGAGAAACTGGATAGCTCATCTTCGGAAGACGAGAGGAGTAGAAGAGGTTCCAGACGACACCACTATAGTAGTGAATCAGACAGTGATTCATCTAGGGAACGTCACTATTCAAGCTCAAAGAGAAGGAAGAGGGGGTCCTCTAGAGAGAGGGAAAAGCGGAGCAGCAGAAGGAAACACTCGAAGCGTAGGAAACATCGGGACAAAGATTCTCCTGAGAGATCGCAATATAGAAGTGAGAGGGAACGGGGAGAAAGCAAGAGGGACAACCGAAGATGA
- the LOC116188008 gene encoding uncharacterized protein LOC116188008, translated as MATATAAFPQQQDPSDQAVAAASSTTTTTPASAEALLSSPGGWHSSGSIGPFFTVMSILAVLAFISCAIGRAYSRRVDDPTRAPPDSTNWRSVFGWMKERFHELAYGGAQFGSRLKAASFKKRGGGGGGAPGGNDNPPQP; from the coding sequence ATGGCGACTGCCACAGCGGCCTTCCCTCAGCAGCAAGACCCAAGTGATCAGGCTGTAGCAGCAGCTTCttctactactactactactccTGCAAGTGCCGAAGCCCTTTTGAGCAGTCCTGGGGGGTGGCACTCCTCGGGCTCCATCGGGCCCTTCTTCACCGTGATGTCCATCCTTGCAGTTCTTGCATTCATCTCGTGCGCAATTGGAAGGGCCTACAGCCGCCGGGTGGACGACCCCACCAGAGCCCCACCCGATAGCACCAACTGGAGGAGCGTGTTCGGGTGGATGAAGGAGAGGTTTCACGAGCTTGCTTATGGTGGAGCGCAGTTCGGATCGAGATTGAAGGCAGCGAGTTTTAAGAAAAGAGGAGGTGGCGGAGGCGGTGCTCCAGGCGGAAACGATAATCCCCCTCAACCTTGA
- the LOC116188396 gene encoding probable acyl-activating enzyme 17, peroxisomal isoform X1, which translates to MASAFRALDCASRSDIEAAGVLPGAAERLHDELKKIIRDHGPASPATWRSISAGLLDPELPFAFHQMMFYGCFKDFGPDPPAWTPDPEAAALTNVGKLLENRGEEFLGSVYRDPISSFSDFQKFSVSNPEVYWRTIFEELRVLFSVPPQCILRDHPNVESHPGGQWLPGAFLNPAEICLAVNDRRGLNDTAILWRDEGADELPPNRMTFKELREEVWLVAYALKEMGLAEESAIAIDMPMNVNSVIIYLAIVLAGYAVVSIADSFAPSEISTRLTISKAKAIFTQDSIIRGGKSIPLYSRVVDAQSPKAVVIPAKGSSFSMKLRDGDISWHDFRERVKQCKGVFPAVQMPVEACTNILFSSGTTGEPKAIPWTCATPLRAAADAWCHMDVRKGDVVAWPTNLGWMMGPWLVYASLLNGAAMALYNGSPVTSDFAKFIQDARVTMLGVIPSIVRTWKITNCTSGYDWSAIRCFGSTGEASNVDEYLWLMGRARYKPVIEYCGGTEIGGGFITGSLLQPQSLAAFSTPAMGCSLFILDNNGHPFPQDAPGMGELALYPVMFGSSSTLLNANHYDVYFKGMPVWNGKVLRRHGDFFERTSRGYYRAHGRADDTMNLGGIKVSSVEIERICNSVDENVLETAAIGVPPPEGGPEQLVIAVVFKDSDNSSLDLNQLRIIFNSALQKKLNPLFRVSSVVTLPSLPRTASNKVMRRILRQQLSQLDQKPKL; encoded by the exons ATGGCGTCGGCCTTCAGAGCCCTCGACTGCGCCTCCAGATCCGACATCGAGGCGGCCGGGGTTCTCCCCGGGGCGGCGGAGAGGCTCCACGACGAGCTCAAGAAGATTATACGTGATCACGGCCCTGCCTCCCCCGCCACCTGGCGGAGCATCTCGGCTGGCCTCCTCGACCCGGAGCTCCCCTTCGCCTTCCACCAGATGATGTTCTACGGCTGCTTCAAGGACTTCGGCCCCGACCCACCTGCCTGGACACCTGATCC AGAGGCTGCAGCCTTGACAAATGTTGGAAAGCTACTAGAGAACAGAGGAGAGGAGTTTCTCGGTTCTGTATACAGGGATCCTATAAGCAGCTTCTCGGATTTCCAAAAATTTTCTGTATCAAACCCTGAG GTTTATTGGAGAACCATATTTGAAGAACTGAGGGTGTTGTTCTCAGTGCCTCCTCAATGTATATTGCGTGACCACCCCAATGTAGAGAGCCACCCAGGGGGTCAATGGCTTCCTGGAGCATTTCTGAATCCTGCAGAGATTTGCTTGGCAGTAAATGATAGGAGGGGTTTGAATGATACTGCAATTTTATGGCGCGATGAAGGCGCTGATGAGCTGCCTCCAAACAGAATGACTTTCAAGGAATTGCGCGAAGAGGTTTG GTTGGTTGCGTATGCACTCAAGGAAATGGGATTGGCTGAAGAATCTGCAATTGCAATTGATATGCCAATGAATGTTAATTCTGTGATTATCTACCTGGCCATTGTTCTTGCTGGCTATGCAGTTGTATCAATTGCTGATAGTTTTGCACCTAGTGAAATATCTACGAGGCTGACTATATCAAAGGCAAAAGCAATATTTACTCAG GATTCGATAATACGTGGAGGAAAAAGTATACCATTGTATAG TAGAGTAGTTGATGCTCAGTCACCAAAGGCTGTGGTTATTCCTGCTAAAGGTTCAAGTTTTAGCATGAAATTGCGTGATGGTGACATTTCTTGGCATGATTTTCGAGAAAGAGTCAAGCAGTGCAA AGGTGTATTTCCAGCTGTACAGATGCCCGTAGAAGCATGCACTAATATTCTCTTCTCATCTGGGACTACTG GTGAGCCAAAGGCCATTCCATGGACCTGTGCAACTCCTCTCAGGGCTGCTGCAGATGCATGGTGCCATATGGATGTACGCAAAGGAGATGTTGTTGCTTGGCCTACCAACCTTGGGTGGATGATGGGTCCTTGGCTCGTGTATGCTTCTCTCCTCAATGGAGCTGCTATGGCACTATATAATGGATCTCCCGTGACTTCTGATTTTGCAAAGTTCATACAG GATGCTAGAGTCACAATGCTCGGAGTCATTCCAAGCATTGTTCGGACATGGAAAATTACTAACTGCACATCTGGCTATGATTGGTCAGCTATTCG CTGCTTTGGCTCCACTGGTGAAGCATCTAATGTCGACGAATATCTGTGGTTGATGGGAAGAGCTCGATACAAGCCCGTTATAGAGTACTGTGGGGGTACAGAGATTGGCGGTGGATTTATCACTGGCTCTTTATTGCAGCCGCAGTCGTTGGCTGCTTTCAGTACACCTGCCATGGGATGTAGCTTGTTTATCCTCGACAATAATGGTCATCCTTTT CCGCAAGATGCACCAGGGATGGGGGAACTGGCGCTTTATCCTGTGATGTTTGGATCGTCAAGTACACTTCTCAATGCTAACCATTATGATGTCTACTTCAAAGGAATGCCCGTTTGGAATGGAAAA GTTTTACGGAGACATGGTGATTTTTTTGAGCGAACTTCCAGAGGATACTACCGTGCACATGGCCGGGCTGACGACACAATGAATCTCGGGGGCATAAAG GTGAGTTCTGTTGAGATTGAGAGGATATGCAACTCAGTCGATGAGAATGTTCTCGAAACAGCTGCCATTGGAGTGCCCCCCCCAGAAGGCGGGCCTGAGCAGCTGGTTATTGCTGTTGTATTCAAGGACTCAGACAACTCATCCCTTGACTTGAATCAACTGAGgataattttcaattcagcATTGCAAAAGAAGCTCAATCCTCTCTTTCGG GTTTCTTCTGTTGTGACCCTCCCTTCTCTTCCCAGGACGGCATCGAACAAGGTCATGAGAAGGATCTTGAGGCAGCAGCTTTCGCAGCTCGACCAGAAGCCAAAGCTTTGA
- the LOC116187674 gene encoding calcium sensing receptor, chloroplastic, with translation MEMAVRAASPALRAPAPSPSSTATRVWCCSLPRPSLDEKKKKKKKAQFKPVSVALPTSASLSLLALFSPPYDARAVTLPKDQIVSSITEVEKTIDQVQEASSGFLDTAQQIFKVVTEALKPAVPIVQQAGEQALKIASPAISEVTKKAQEAMQSSGIDAEPVMTAAKTVGAAAQQTTKVIEDAKPIASSAFETISSADPTVILGTAGALFITYLIIPPLWSVISFGFRGYKGNLTPAQALDLISSKNHILIDIRSEKDKDKSGVPRLPSDAKNRMIAIPLEELPSKLRGQVRNVKQVEAEIAALKISSLKKINKGSNIVIIDSFSDSAKIVARTLTSLGFKNCWVVIDGFSGRKGWLQSRLGTDPYNFSFVEVLSPSRIIPAAAGRFGTTAGRKLLPGSE, from the exons ATGGAGATGGCTGTCAGAGCTGCTTCACCGGCCCTCAGAGCTCCGGCTCCATCGCCGTCTTCCACGGCCACTAGAGTGTGGTGCTGTTCGCTCCCCAGACCTTCTCTggatgagaagaagaagaagaagaagaaagctcAGTTCAAGCCCGTCTCCGTAGCGCTGCCCACTTCGGCTTCGCTCTCTCTACTTGCTCTGTTCTCTCCTCCCTACGACGCCCGAGCCGTCACCCTCCCCAAGGACCAGATCGTCTCCTCCATCACCGAG GTTGAGAAGACAATCGATCAGGTTCAGGAGGCGAGCTCGGGTTTCCTGGACACCGCGCAGCAGATTTTTAAGGTCGTGACGGAAGCCCTGAAGCCTGCAGTTCCCATCGTACAGCAAGCTGGAGAGCAGGCACTGAAGATTGCTTCCCCTGCGATTTCCGAGGTTACTAAGAAGGCTCAAGAGGCAATGCAGAGCTCCGGCATCGATGCCGAGCCTGTCATGACCGCTGCTAAG ACAGTAGGCGCCGCAGCTCAGCAGACCACAAAGGTGATCGAGGATGCCAAGCCCATAGCCTCCTCAGCTTTCGAAACCATCTCATCTGCTGACCCCACTGTCATCCTTGGAACTGCCGGAGCATTATTTATCACCTACCTCATCATCCCTCCGCTTTGGTCCGTCATCTCATTCGGTTTTCGTGGTTACAAAG gaaacctgACTCCCGCTCAAGCTCTCGATCTTATTTCCAGTAAGAATCATATCTTGATTGATATCCGGTCGGAGAAGGACAAGGACAAGTCCGGTGTTCCTCGCCTTCCATCTGATGCGAAGAACAGGATGATCGCAATCCC CTTGGAAGAACTGCCGAGCAAGCTGAGAGGCCAAGTCAGAAATGTGAAGCAGGTGGAGGCTGAAATCGCTGCTCTGAAAATCTCTTCCCTCAAGAAGATCAATAAAGGCTCTAACATCGTCATCATCGACTC GTTCTCTGACTCGGCGAAAATAGTCGCGAGGACACTAACTAGTCTAGGCTTCAAGAACTGCTGGGTCGTGATAGACGGGTTCTCGGGAAGAAAGGGATGGTTACAGAGCCGACTAGGAACCGATCCCTACAATTTCTCGTTCGTCGAGGTTCTCTCCCCGTCCAGGATCATCCCTGCTGCCGCTGGAAGATTCGGAACAACTGCAGGTCGGAAGCTGCTTCCCGGGTCCGAGTAG
- the LOC116188396 gene encoding probable acyl-activating enzyme 17, peroxisomal isoform X2 translates to MASAFRALDCASRSDIEAAGVLPGAAERLHDELKKIIRDHGPASPATWRSISAGLLDPELPFAFHQMMFYGCFKDFGPDPPAWTPDPEAAALTNVGKLLENRGEEFLGSVYRDPISSFSDFQKFSVSNPEVYWRTIFEELRVLFSVPPQCILRDHPNVESHPGGQWLPGAFLNPAEICLAVNDRRGLNDTAILWRDEGADELPPNRMTFKELREEVWLVAYALKEMGLAEESAIAIDMPMNVNSVIIYLAIVLAGYAVVSIADSFAPSEISTRLTISKAKAIFTQDSIIRGGKSIPLYSRVVDAQSPKAVVIPAKGSSFSMKLRDGDISWHDFRERVKQCKGVFPAVQMPVEACTNILFSSGTTGEPKAIPWTCATPLRAAADAWCHMDVRKGDVVAWPTNLGWMMGPWLVYASLLNGAAMALYNGSPVTSDFAKFIQDARVTMLGVIPSIVRTWKITNCTSGYDWSAIRCFGSTGEASNVDEYLWLMGRARYKPVIEYCGGTEIGGGFITGSLLQPQSLAAFSTPAMGCSLFILDNNGHPFPQDAPGMGELALYPVMFGSSSTLLNANHYDVYFKGMPVWNGKVLRRHGDFFERTSRGYYRAHGRADDTMNLGGIKVSSVEIERICNSVDENVLETAAIGVPPPEGGPEQLVIAVVFKDSDNSSLDLNQLRIIFNSALQKKLNPLFRDGIEQGHEKDLEAAAFAARPEAKALTGRPFLIIYL, encoded by the exons ATGGCGTCGGCCTTCAGAGCCCTCGACTGCGCCTCCAGATCCGACATCGAGGCGGCCGGGGTTCTCCCCGGGGCGGCGGAGAGGCTCCACGACGAGCTCAAGAAGATTATACGTGATCACGGCCCTGCCTCCCCCGCCACCTGGCGGAGCATCTCGGCTGGCCTCCTCGACCCGGAGCTCCCCTTCGCCTTCCACCAGATGATGTTCTACGGCTGCTTCAAGGACTTCGGCCCCGACCCACCTGCCTGGACACCTGATCC AGAGGCTGCAGCCTTGACAAATGTTGGAAAGCTACTAGAGAACAGAGGAGAGGAGTTTCTCGGTTCTGTATACAGGGATCCTATAAGCAGCTTCTCGGATTTCCAAAAATTTTCTGTATCAAACCCTGAG GTTTATTGGAGAACCATATTTGAAGAACTGAGGGTGTTGTTCTCAGTGCCTCCTCAATGTATATTGCGTGACCACCCCAATGTAGAGAGCCACCCAGGGGGTCAATGGCTTCCTGGAGCATTTCTGAATCCTGCAGAGATTTGCTTGGCAGTAAATGATAGGAGGGGTTTGAATGATACTGCAATTTTATGGCGCGATGAAGGCGCTGATGAGCTGCCTCCAAACAGAATGACTTTCAAGGAATTGCGCGAAGAGGTTTG GTTGGTTGCGTATGCACTCAAGGAAATGGGATTGGCTGAAGAATCTGCAATTGCAATTGATATGCCAATGAATGTTAATTCTGTGATTATCTACCTGGCCATTGTTCTTGCTGGCTATGCAGTTGTATCAATTGCTGATAGTTTTGCACCTAGTGAAATATCTACGAGGCTGACTATATCAAAGGCAAAAGCAATATTTACTCAG GATTCGATAATACGTGGAGGAAAAAGTATACCATTGTATAG TAGAGTAGTTGATGCTCAGTCACCAAAGGCTGTGGTTATTCCTGCTAAAGGTTCAAGTTTTAGCATGAAATTGCGTGATGGTGACATTTCTTGGCATGATTTTCGAGAAAGAGTCAAGCAGTGCAA AGGTGTATTTCCAGCTGTACAGATGCCCGTAGAAGCATGCACTAATATTCTCTTCTCATCTGGGACTACTG GTGAGCCAAAGGCCATTCCATGGACCTGTGCAACTCCTCTCAGGGCTGCTGCAGATGCATGGTGCCATATGGATGTACGCAAAGGAGATGTTGTTGCTTGGCCTACCAACCTTGGGTGGATGATGGGTCCTTGGCTCGTGTATGCTTCTCTCCTCAATGGAGCTGCTATGGCACTATATAATGGATCTCCCGTGACTTCTGATTTTGCAAAGTTCATACAG GATGCTAGAGTCACAATGCTCGGAGTCATTCCAAGCATTGTTCGGACATGGAAAATTACTAACTGCACATCTGGCTATGATTGGTCAGCTATTCG CTGCTTTGGCTCCACTGGTGAAGCATCTAATGTCGACGAATATCTGTGGTTGATGGGAAGAGCTCGATACAAGCCCGTTATAGAGTACTGTGGGGGTACAGAGATTGGCGGTGGATTTATCACTGGCTCTTTATTGCAGCCGCAGTCGTTGGCTGCTTTCAGTACACCTGCCATGGGATGTAGCTTGTTTATCCTCGACAATAATGGTCATCCTTTT CCGCAAGATGCACCAGGGATGGGGGAACTGGCGCTTTATCCTGTGATGTTTGGATCGTCAAGTACACTTCTCAATGCTAACCATTATGATGTCTACTTCAAAGGAATGCCCGTTTGGAATGGAAAA GTTTTACGGAGACATGGTGATTTTTTTGAGCGAACTTCCAGAGGATACTACCGTGCACATGGCCGGGCTGACGACACAATGAATCTCGGGGGCATAAAG GTGAGTTCTGTTGAGATTGAGAGGATATGCAACTCAGTCGATGAGAATGTTCTCGAAACAGCTGCCATTGGAGTGCCCCCCCCAGAAGGCGGGCCTGAGCAGCTGGTTATTGCTGTTGTATTCAAGGACTCAGACAACTCATCCCTTGACTTGAATCAACTGAGgataattttcaattcagcATTGCAAAAGAAGCTCAATCCTCTCTTTCGG GACGGCATCGAACAAGGTCATGAGAAGGATCTTGAGGCAGCAGCTTTCGCAGCTCGACCAGAAGCCAAAGCTTTGACAGGTCGTCCCTTTCTCATCATATACCTGTAG
- the LOC116188448 gene encoding putative RING-type E3 ubiquitin transferase C3H69 — MSRRVLCKYFAHGACLKGDYCEFSHDWNTPANNICTFYQKGICLYGSRCRYEHVKPSQVDSHSISSSSNTHSISPRDAVAQAWPPSIASHGANSVCSDEESSSSYKSLGPPTTPAWNNLDVQREDYYEAEDDVLESRKNVDPADRPLCSYAAVGNCPRGMTCPHIHGDSCPICGKHCLHPFRPQEREEHMDTCQKRQKQLEALQLSQEIECSVCLEPILSKPTAAERKFGILSECDHPFCITCIRNWRSSSPTPGMDVNSALRACPICRKLSYFIIPSVIWYTTKEEKQEIIESYKAKLKSIDCKHFDYGSGSCPFGTSCFYKHAYRDGRLEEVVLRHLNAEDGQTVIAKNIRLSDFLSDLHLR, encoded by the exons ATGTCCAGGAG GGTGCTATGCAAATACTTTGCTCATGGGGCTTGTTTAAAGGGGGACTACTGCGAGTTCTCGCATGATTGGAACACTCCAGCGAACAAT ATATGCACCTTCTATCAGAAAGGTATCTGCTTGTATGGCAGTCGATGCAGATACGAACATGTTAAACCCTCCCAGGTGGATTCTCATTCAATATCCTCCTCATCAAATACTCACTCAATATCTCCACGTGATGCTGTTGCTCAAGCTTGGCCTCCTAGTATTGCATCCCATGGGGCCAATTCAGTTTGCAGTGATGAAGAGTCTTCTTCATCGTATAAATCATTAGGTCCTCCCACCACGCCTGCTTGGAACAACCTAGATGTTCAACGCGAAGATTATTATGAGGCCGAGGACGATGTTTTGGAGTCTAGGAAGAATGTTGATCCTGCTGATCGTCCTCTTTGTTCATATGCCGCGGTCGGAAATTGTCCTAGAGGAATGACATGCCCCCATATTCATGGAGACTCGTGTCCTATATGTGGAAAGCATTGCTTGCACCCTTTCAGGCCccaagagagagaggagcatATGGATACATGTCAGAAAAGGCAAAAACAGCTTGAGGCGCTGCAACTCAGTCAGGAAATCGAATGCAGTGTCTGTTTAGAACCTATTCTTTCAAAGCCTACCGCTGCAGAACGGAAGTTCGGGATACTTTCGGAATGTGATCATCCTTTTTGTATTACTTGTATAAGGAATTGGCGCAGTAGCTCCCCAACTCCTGGAATGGACGTCAACAGTGCATTAAGGGCATGCCCGATATGTCGCAAGTTATCTTACTTCATCATTCCAAGTGTTATATGGTATacaacaaaagaagaaaaacaggAAATCATCGAGAGCTACAAAGCAAAACTCAA GTCTATTGATTGTAAGCATTTCGATTATGGGAGTGGGAGTTGCCCATTTGGGACTAGTTGTTTCTACAAG CATGCATATAGAGACGGAAGATTGGAGGAAGTAGTGCTTCGCCATCTAAACGCTGAGGATGGACAAACAGTAATAGCTAAAAATATAAG GCTGTCAGATTTCCTCAGCGATTTGCACTTGCGATAA